In the genome of Yarrowia lipolytica chromosome 1B, complete sequence, the window gaaaggagaagaaggatatGTTCAGTGGGCGGGATTAAGCAACGGGGGAAAGGCGGTATAAGGTGCGAAACTGTTGCTACCTCATACTATTCATAGAAGCAGAGACCAAAAGTTGGTACTTTACTTGTACCGCACTTGTATAGCATAAGATATTTTATTTGTATATtaaagaaagaaagaaagatCAATGTATGGTGCAGTCCAATCCGTATACAATCCGCAACCATATGAGACTACTCTCCCTTGCCAATAAGTTGCTATCGTGATCGAATGGCGGCGTTAACCTGTCGATCCGGAAACAGGCGAAGTATCTTAGGGTCGTCGGTGAAAACTCTCTCAGAGACACGGatatggtcacgtgacaaaaCACCCCTTACTTGGTCACATGATCATCTTTTCACTTTTTCCACACAAAGGCCGGAAAAAGATGCGCGCTTTACCAGCAAACAGATGGGCCAAAGTTAGTGGGTGCCCAAACCCCGCCTTTTGGGCAACCTAAATGGAGTTGGAGGGGTGTACTCTGGAGGGAGTTGTGGATGAGCAGGGAAGAATTGGAGTGGATGATAGTGTTTCTGGAGGTTTTTGGATTGTTTTCCGCCTTTCATACTTGCAAATTGGACAATATCCAGCCGTCCAGATCATATCTCCGGCACGTTGTTGATATTTAAGGTGAGAATGCGTCTTAGTGCCTTGTCCATGTATTTGGGCTGCACTAAAAGTTCCATTTAGCGAGAGATATATAGTCCGAAACCCGACCCAACTTTGCGACCCACGTTTTTGGACTCTTTTCCCACCCACCAATCATTTCAAATGGACGCCTCATCGATCCTGCACGCCCAAAAGCCCTTCACCGAGACCCAGGTCATCATCTGGGTACTGGAAGTCATGACTTTGATGGCCGTTGTTGTCTCTGTCAGCTTGTGGATCGCCTTCCGACCTGCCGTTCTGGAGCAtcagaagagaagagattAAGACTTATCTAAAAATGTCTTGTGATACGCATTGGAGGATAATGAATCATGATTTATTATGATGATATGAGCTGGAGGGTGCATGATCCACAGGTCTTGTcctgtacgagtacggaGATAGAGAAGACTGCTGTAATCGTAGCTGCGAATCGTGATATATTGTGGAAGTCACTGTCAATTGCCAACATGGAATTGGTTttttctacttgtactcacaGGAGGCCCCTAGATCATCTCACCGTCGCTGCTCACAGGGCTTCAGACACATGATAGAAGAGCCCTTGGCGTGGGAAAAGAGATAATTGAATGTGTAAAGATGTAAACGTGCTGAACTTGAATAGACCTCTGCCGGACTTCTCTTATAGACTTGAGAGAGATATATAGATTGCAGTTTTCCGGAACATCATGTCAAGCAGGTAGGAGACATGACATCATGATagaaggagtggaaggGAGAAAAAAGGAAAGACAGCCCCTCAGCAGCCTTTATGTAAGCCCGacgtggggcttgaacccacagccttgagatgaCTTTCGAGATAAGAGTCTCACGCTCTACCGATTGAGCTAGCCAGGCTTGTTGCTCCGGGGTCATTTGGGCTTATTCATTCGAGAAAAAGGTATAAGAGAACCaaaattaaataaaaaaaaaggaaaaggaaagGAAAGAAGAAATTGATTGCCTTAAGACTATATCTACAAAACTTTTATATATGGCTCTATTATTGCTCATGATGATCCATTCTCTTCAGGCATAAGTTTGGAGCCATGAAGGAAATGTCTCTCATACTAAACTTGAATCCCGAACGGGCTATGGCTGCCCAATTGCGATACACTCCTAGTCTGGCTTCTCTATCTGAGCAGCTTTCTTCGTTCCAGCTAGACGGTGCATCGGCATTGAATAGCTGTTTGACCTTCTCTGTTATACCGTCTTGTTCAGAGCCTCGTAACAGTCCCAGGACAGATAATAGGGTGCTTCTTTTCCATCGGTAAAACATTGGTTGTCCATTTTCAACACCTGGAAACAAGAAGGAACCCATCTTCAATCTATCTCTAGCGATATATGAAGTATCAGTCTTCAGGTCGCCCACCAATCTCCCTTCCGTTCCACTCAGTGTGATGTATTTTCCCTCTCTAACAAGTCTACTATCGTTTGGAGGATCAGGCAAGTACCCTGAGACGGTACAAATAACCGGCTTGCCGGTGTTGAACCACGTCCTCAGTCGGGTGCGATGGTAGCCAGCCATATGGTTCTGTGGAGACGCAAATGGAGTGATATTGTCGTCATCTTCAATGCCACAATCGGTCCATAATGGCACAATACGGCCATTGCAGTAAATATACAAAAGACCTTGGTAGTAGGTAACGTCAAAGTCGCGATTAGGAGCCATTCTATTCACTTCATCAAGCCAATTCTCACGTAGAAGTTCACTCCATTGTATGGGTCGTGCTGGAAGCACGGTTATCAACGTCACTTTGGTGAAATCCAAGGTGTCAATGAGATACACCcacgtcttctcctccttgtaAAGTGACTCGGAATTGCCAGATTTGACATGAACTCCTACAAGAGCTTTGGTAGACTTATTAGGAAGCAGGTGAACGAATGGAACACAGAAGTTATCAAATGAGGGCAATCTGATGGCCACTTGATAGAGGTCTGACCTGGAGGTGTATGTTTCGGTTATCGTAGGTCTGTGAGCAATGATATCAGTAGGAAGAACCCCCGTGTTGCATCTTAAATGGATCACCGTTTCATTTGAGGTCATGACCTCGTATCCATCTTCAGGGTTGACAATAGCCCGTCCAGTTTCATTGATATTCTTGACATGTGTGTGTTGATTACCAAATGCTACCTCCAGTGTCTTGATGTTCCATCTGCCATTCTCGAGATGAATCTCTTCGCCCTTGAGCGAAAAGTCTGAGTCCGTTCCAATACCACGGAAGACAGAGTCGTTGAATACAGGTGTGTACGACTGTGGAAGAGCTCCTTCAACATTGACAGGATCGATGAACACTTCCTTTGGTTTGCACATGGGAAAGAGTGTGCGGAAATCTGATCCTGAGGTCCACACCGAACCGGGTTTCTGAGTAGCCCTATTTCTCGCCCGTATGACTCGAGCACAAGCCATCCAGGTGCTGAACCGGTTATCGGATAAGTCAAGTTCCATCCATGGAACCCGTGCGACAACCTTTTCACGCACCAGGGTGGCATCCATCGATCTCAGCAGAGCGTGTATGTTGGGCAAGGACTCGCCTAGTGCCAGACATGATTCGAGATCGCAATCTTGCAGGATTTGCAGACCGATTTCGTTTGGTAGCACTTTGTTAGCAAAGAAGGATTGAGAATCTCAGCCTTTCACAAAATGGACTGTTCCGTCGCACTATGAGGTGTTCTTGATCACCAGTCGCTCTCATTGGGTAAGCTAGCCTGGCGTGTCTGAGCTGAACTCACCACAGGGTATCACGTCGACATGTCAAGATCAGAAGATCTTCAAGCACAGTTGCTGCCTGAAGCTCCATTCTGTTCTTTCCTTACAAGTCCGACTCACTCACTTCTCTCTGTCTATGTCAATGACAAAGTTCAAATCGCGCTAACACTGCATCCCCAAGGCATATGACGGGTGGGGAAGCAAAAATATGACCAAGAAACGACACAACTCGCCTTCGGTAGGCACGAGAGCAAAAAGAGATGGTCCCtagcaggatcgaactgctgaTCTTCGCGTTGCAAAGTTGCTATTCCTTATTAGCACGacgccttaaccaactgggccaaggGACCGAATTTTTGTTCAGAAAATCTCCCTGTTGAATTTCAGCGTGGAGACGGAAAAAAATGCCATGAATCtggaataaaaaaaatgcgaataaaaaaaatgcgcgactacgacaaggacaagaacgagaCGAAGTGTCGACAAACCAACTGACATGCGCCTCGCAGCGCACACCGCAAtgattcagaagtgtatgatttattgaacgccaataacccggcttactaggtatatagctgtaatgaatcattagaaaaaaaaaaatgaataaGGAAttaaaatataaaaattCAGACACTCGGGCTCCAATCTctagaataaaaaagaaCATTATTTATTGCTCAAGTGGTAGTAGAACCCCAAATTTCCTACCAATCAGCCCCTCAACGGTTTGCAACTTTTCTCCATATTTTCCCATTAACTTTCATATGGATGAAAATCTCGGCTAAAATAGGAGTACAGAGAAGGAGTAGAATAGGTGCTGAGAGGGAGTTGAAGACATCTAGACTTGTATCTATAATCGTCGGTCAAGTGATATGTGTTTCCCACTCGAAATCTCATAGTACAAGGGCTCtaccaccttcttctccgtccCGCACGTGACATGACGATAGATAAGACGCATGAAAAAGTCAATCTGCCCCGAGTCAGATTAGAGTCATAACGGGTATAAAAGAAGATTGACCCgctaaaaaaaaagtgatCCAAGATCGTTATCACCATGACCGCGTCCCAGGAACCCGGAATCTCGCCCACCATCAAGTTTGGGCCCTCCAAGCTCGACGTCATCACAGTGGCAGGAGGATGCTTCTGGGGAATCGAACACATGTACCGAAAGCATTACACCGATAAGGGCCTGGTGGACTGCAAGGTGGGGTACTCTGGAGGTTCTATTGACAACCCAGACTACAAGAGCGTGTGTGCTGGCTCCACGGGCCATTTCGAGTCCCTTCAAGTCACGTTTGATTCGGCTCAAGTCTCGTATGAAGAGTTGGCCgatttcttcttcaagatCCATGATCCCACACAGACTGATGGCCAGGGACCCAAGAACATTGGTACCCAGTATCTATCAGGTCTTTTCACACACAATGAAGACCAGCAAGCACGTGCGTTGGCTGTCAAGAAGAAACTGGAAGACCAGTGGTTCGCTAAACCCATTGCGACGGTCATCCAGCCCATTGAGAACTTCTGGGACGCCGAAGACTACCATCAAAACTACTTTGTCAGCAACGAGGGCTATCATTGTCCCACCCACTTTCTCAGAACTACCCCTGAAAAGTAGACTTTTTATTTAACTAACAGATGtaattgtacaagtgtgtACTGAGAAGCACTGGTAGACCAAGATACTGCATGTAAAAAACGTAGTCCACTTATAAATCTCCATATTCGTGAACAACCTCTTCCCCCCACTCTAATCGTCTACCTAGAAGCACCTCCATGTACTCTCTCGTGTACAGCTGCCACTCCACCTTTCCATCTTCCACTCCTACTAGCTGCAACGCCTTCCTGTTGTCATTGTACTGCCGTCGCATGTACTTCATCTGTTTGAAGTCCCACACCCCACAGATTGTCCTGTTGATGTTATACTCTATCGCATATCGAGGATTGTCGGCAACCTGGATGAGCTTGTAGAGGTTTCCGGAGAACCCGGAGCTACTATGAGTGAACGAGACGCCCTTACCGCCTCTCaactccttgttctccagatcaacaTGGAACACCTCCACTGTAGTGCCACTAAAATGCATCAACAGGCCATTGTAGCAGAGCAAAAAGGGGTACTCCCGAGTTGTTTGAGGCTGGAAGACAACTGGAATGAACGTGTCGCCTTGTAGTAAATAGGTCCAATTGCTGACAGATTTCAAGAACACGTGACCTGCACTGACAAATACTCTGTCCAATTGGTTAATATGCTCTCCCACATAGTCCGGGTCAAGACCTTCGGAAGACCGATACTTTACCATGAGTCTTTGGTAGTTGAACCCCCAGCCTGTGAGGACAGCAAGGACTTCCGGTGACTCCACGGCCGTCATATGAGCGTGAATGCTTGTTGAAATGCGCATTGATATGCCATGGAAGCCCGTATATGTTCCATCCTTGAAGCTGGGGCCTTCCGTTGCTGATTGATCAACAGTCTCACCTGTAGCAACGTCCACAGTTGTTGCAAGTTGGTCAAACGTAACTTTTGATCCATCCAGACTGATACTCTGACCCAAAGAAAGGATGGAATCGTTGCAAGTGTTGGATAGAGAGACAAATCCAGACAAAATGTGGTTGTCTGTGTGAACCACGTAGTCCTTGGTCTCTGATACCTCCTTGCAAAtcgctccttctctcgaaATATACGTCGACGCACACTCCTTCCATGTTGAATGCGGAGAGTTGCTCAGATCGTAGAACGGGCAGTGTTTTAGAAGCTTAGTCCTGAACAAGTCATCTGATACCAGTCCATTGAGCTCCctgttcacgtgactcaagTTGTAGATGTCTTTGATGTTGAGATGCAGACATACTTCCGAGAAGAGTTCAGGTGGCAGCATAGCTTGGCTTGGGGGGGTTCTCGGGTCTGAGCGGGGTCGATGTTGAGAGCAGCTAGGTCTAGAACGCGTCTCTGTGTTGCTTCGGCAGGGGGGTATTTGTGTTCTTCTCAGTGGTCTTGAACGTGATATGTTGCTATGCACGGGTCAAACGATTCCTGATAAAGTTTGCAACTGAAATATCTTTATCTGAGGGAGACACATGATTGGCCAGGTGtgtggaaaaaaaggaataTGCCATTGTGGAGAGTAGAGTAGTCGAAGGGTGGATGTATGCCATTGGTATTGAAAAAAACTCCGGGTTTCAGATATACAAGGGTTTCCAGGTTCGTCCGTCAAATGATCGAGC includes:
- a CDS encoding uncharacterized protein (Compare to YALI0B03850g, no similarity); the encoded protein is MDATLVREKVVARVPWMELDLSDNRFSTWMACARVIRARNRATQKPGSVWTSGSDFRTLFPMCKPKEVFIDPVNVEGALPQSYTPVFNDSVFRGIGTDSDFSLKGEEIHLENGRWNIKTLEVAFGNQHTHVKNINETGRAIVNPEDGYEVMTSNETVIHLRCNTGVLPTDIIAHRPTITETYTSRSDLYQVAIRLPSFDNFCVPFVHLLPNKSTKALVGVHVKSGNSESLYKEEKTWVYLIDTLDFTKVTLITVLPARPIQWSELLRENWLDEVNRMAPNRDFDVTYYQGLLYIYCNGRIVPLWTDCGIEDDDNITPFASPQNHMAGYHRTRLRTWFNTGKPVICTVSGYLPDPPNDSRLVREGKYITLSGTEGRLVGDLKTDTSYIARDRLKMGSFLFPGVENGQPMFYRWKRSTLLSVLGLLRGSEQDGITEKVKQLFNADAPSSWNEESCSDREARLGVYRNWAAIARSGFKFSMRDISFMAPNLCLKRMDHHEQ
- a CDS encoding uncharacterized protein (Compare to YALI0B03916g, similar to uniprot|P40029 Saccharomyces cerevisiae YER042w MXR1 Peptide methionine sulfoxide reductase (EC 1. 8.4.6) (Protein-methionine-S-oxide reductase) (Peptide Met(O) reductase)); protein product: MTASQEPGISPTIKFGPSKLDVITVAGGCFWGIEHMYRKHYTDKGLVDCKVGYSGGSIDNPDYKSVCAGSTGHFESLQVTFDSAQVSYEELADFFFKIHDPTQTDGQGPKNIGTQYLSGLFTHNEDQQARALAVKKKLEDQWFAKPIATVIQPIENFWDAEDYHQNYFVSNEGYHCPTHFLRTTPEK
- a CDS encoding uncharacterized protein (Compare to YALI0B03938g, no similarity), which produces MLPPELFSEVCLHLNIKDIYNLSHVNRELNGLVSDDLFRTKLLKHCPFYDLSNSPHSTWKECASTYISREGAICKEVSETKDYVVHTDNHILSGFVSLSNTCNDSILSLGQSISLDGSKVTFDQLATTVDVATGETVDQSATEGPSFKDGTYTGFHGISMRISTSIHAHMTAVESPEVLAVLTGWGFNYQRLMVKYRSSEGLDPDYVGEHINQLDRVFVSAGHVFLKSVSNWTYLLQGDTFIPVVFQPQTTREYPFLLCYNGLLMHFSGTTVEVFHVDLENKELRGGKGVSFTHSSSGFSGNLYKLIQVADNPRYAIEYNINRTICGVWDFKQMKYMRRQYNDNRKALQLVGVEDGKVEWQLYTREYMEVLLGRRLEWGEEVVHEYGDL